The Amphiura filiformis unplaced genomic scaffold, Afil_fr2py scaffold_40, whole genome shotgun sequence genome includes a window with the following:
- the LOC140144124 gene encoding uncharacterized protein, protein MESNIKYDRQFNEQDQQPPPYAYATAPGPIPGEYPYIPQSQNTTTVVVGSAPVAVGPPPVTNTVIVRTTQEVAPPTYMVWSILNTFFCCFLFGIVAIIKSSEVSNHMLRGDVTGALQASNAARGWNIAATVTGFIVIPVVVVLNIFLTTAAGGY, encoded by the exons ATGGAGTCCAACATAAAGTATGACAGACAATTTAATGAACAAG ATCAACAGCCACCACCGTATGCCTATGCGACTGCTCCAGGCCCCATACCAGGCGAATACCCTTACATACCGCAAAGTCAAAATACCACTACAGTTGTCGTCGGATCTGCGCCTGTTGCTGTTGGGCCTCCGCCTGTTACTAAT ACAGTAATCGTGCGAACTACCCAAGAAGTAGCCCCACCTACTTACATGGTTTGGTCCATTCTCAATACATTTTTTTGCTGTTTCTTGTTTGGAATCGTCGCCATTATCAAGTCAAGCGAG gtttccAACCACATGCTACGGGGTGACGTCACAGGAGCTCTACAAGCTTCCAACGCAGCTCGAGGTTGGAATATCGCAGCCACTGTTACTGGTTTTATTGTCATTCCTGTCGTCGTTGTTCTGAACATCTTTTTAACCACCGCGGCCGGTGGCTACTAA